One Syntrophorhabdaceae bacterium DNA window includes the following coding sequences:
- the leuA gene encoding 2-isopropylmalate synthase gives MKPEAVRKYRAYEGVELSERTWPGRTIEAAPRWCSVDLRDGNQALIDPMSLKEKGEIFTLLVAMGFKEIEVGFPSASQTEFDFLRLLIEEGLIPDDVTVQVLTQARRHLIDKTFDAIRGAKRAIVHLYNSTSELQRRVVFKKEKAGIIRLAVDGARMIREEAEKFEGGEIVYQYSPESFTGTELDFSLAICEAVAGVWAPTGQRPMIVNLPATVEMSTPNVYADRIEWFSTHVSGREGIILSVHPHNDRGTAVAAAELALMAGAERIEGTLFGNGERTGNVDIVTLALNMASQGVDPCLDLSDMNRIIETCERCTRIPVHIRHPYAGSLVYTAFSGSHQDAIHKGMKIYEETKPPYWEVPYLPIDPTDLGRTYESIIRINSQSGKGGIAHVLEKEYGLILPRAMHPEFAAVIQELTDREGTEISPGRIMKAFEEEYLDQEGAISLTSCRVADGGGENATVEAVLALHGTERQVRGEGNGPIDAFAAALKKIGIEFRVTGYHEHALSEGSDSIAAAYVCVEEPSGQSRWGAGQDRNIHLASYKAILSALGRSTKRA, from the coding sequence ATGAAACCCGAGGCGGTTCGCAAGTACAGAGCATACGAGGGAGTTGAGCTTTCGGAGAGGACCTGGCCCGGCCGCACGATCGAGGCCGCGCCCCGCTGGTGCAGCGTCGATCTGAGGGACGGCAACCAGGCCCTTATCGATCCCATGTCTTTGAAGGAGAAAGGCGAGATCTTTACCCTCCTCGTGGCCATGGGATTCAAGGAGATCGAAGTCGGCTTTCCCTCCGCGTCGCAGACGGAGTTCGATTTCCTGCGCCTCCTCATCGAGGAGGGTCTCATTCCGGACGACGTGACCGTCCAGGTCCTGACCCAGGCAAGGAGACACCTGATCGACAAGACCTTCGACGCGATCAGGGGCGCGAAACGGGCCATCGTCCACCTCTACAATTCCACATCCGAGCTGCAGCGCCGCGTGGTGTTCAAGAAGGAGAAGGCGGGGATCATACGCCTTGCCGTGGACGGGGCACGGATGATCCGGGAGGAGGCGGAAAAATTCGAAGGGGGCGAGATCGTCTACCAGTATAGCCCCGAAAGCTTTACGGGCACGGAGCTCGATTTTTCACTCGCCATATGCGAGGCGGTGGCCGGGGTGTGGGCGCCGACCGGGCAGCGGCCCATGATCGTCAACCTGCCCGCAACCGTGGAGATGTCGACCCCCAACGTCTATGCGGACCGGATCGAATGGTTCTCGACCCACGTGAGCGGGAGGGAGGGGATTATTCTCTCCGTCCATCCCCACAATGACCGGGGCACCGCGGTGGCCGCGGCGGAGCTGGCCCTCATGGCGGGCGCGGAGCGGATCGAGGGGACCCTCTTCGGCAACGGCGAGCGTACCGGCAACGTGGACATCGTGACCCTTGCCCTCAACATGGCCTCCCAGGGGGTGGACCCCTGTCTCGACCTCTCCGATATGAACAGGATCATCGAGACCTGTGAGAGATGCACGAGGATCCCCGTCCACATCCGTCACCCCTATGCAGGCAGCCTCGTCTACACTGCCTTCTCCGGTTCCCACCAGGACGCCATTCACAAGGGGATGAAAATATATGAAGAGACGAAGCCCCCCTACTGGGAGGTACCCTACCTCCCCATCGATCCTACCGACCTGGGCAGGACCTATGAGTCGATCATCAGGATCAACAGCCAGTCCGGGAAGGGCGGCATCGCCCATGTGCTGGAAAAGGAGTACGGTCTGATTCTGCCCAGGGCCATGCACCCCGAATTTGCCGCGGTGATTCAGGAATTGACGGATCGGGAAGGCACCGAGATATCCCCCGGGCGGATCATGAAGGCATTCGAGGAGGAATATTTGGACCAAGAGGGCGCAATCAGCCTTACGAGCTGCAGGGTGGCCGACGGGGGAGGCGAGAATGCCACGGTTGAGGCCGTCCTCGCGCTCCACGGGACGGAAAGGCAGGTCCGGGGCGAGGGAAACGGCCCCATCGACGCCTTTGCGGCGGCCCTCAAAAAGATCGGCATCGAATTCAGGGTGACCGGCTATCACGAGCATGCCCTGTCCGAGGGCTCCGACTCGATTGCCGCGGCATATGTGTGCGTGGAAGAGCCGTCGGGACAAAGCCGCTGGGGCGCGGGGCAAGACCGCAATATCCATCTCGCCTCATACAAGGCGATTTTGAGTGCCCTCGGAAGGTCGACGAAGAGGGCTTAA
- a CDS encoding enoyl-CoA hydratase-related protein, with protein MGEAHVLYEAHDRIATITLNRPEAKNAFSPEMIALWREFLLKAGADESVRVIVVTGKGETFCSGGDIRDMAEGRLKSWDMKRFLWEGVHRIALILEDLDKPVIAAINGAAMGAGLDMALMCDLRVCSDKARLAESYINMGLVPGDGGAFYLPRLVGTSRALELLWTGEVLKPEQALSLGIVSRVAPHEKLMEETLTLARTIAAKPPLAVRMMKRAVYQGQTSTLRAHLDYISSQESLLSETEDHQEAARAFLEKRPPKFEGR; from the coding sequence CACGTGCTGTATGAGGCGCATGACCGGATCGCTACTATTACCCTGAACCGGCCGGAGGCGAAGAATGCATTCAGCCCGGAGATGATCGCCCTTTGGAGGGAATTTCTTCTGAAGGCGGGGGCGGACGAGTCGGTCCGGGTCATCGTGGTGACCGGCAAGGGGGAGACCTTCTGCTCAGGCGGCGATATCAGGGACATGGCGGAGGGAAGGCTCAAGTCATGGGATATGAAGCGGTTCCTCTGGGAGGGGGTGCACCGGATCGCGCTCATTCTCGAGGATCTCGATAAGCCGGTTATTGCCGCCATTAATGGCGCGGCCATGGGCGCGGGCCTCGACATGGCGCTCATGTGCGACCTCAGGGTCTGCTCCGACAAGGCCCGCCTCGCCGAATCCTATATCAATATGGGCCTCGTCCCCGGCGACGGGGGGGCCTTTTACCTTCCCCGCCTGGTGGGCACGTCCCGGGCCCTTGAGCTCCTCTGGACGGGAGAAGTGCTCAAGCCCGAGCAGGCCCTCAGCCTGGGCATCGTCAGCCGCGTGGCGCCCCACGAGAAACTGATGGAAGAGACCCTGACCCTCGCCCGCACCATCGCAGCCAAGCCGCCCCTTGCGGTACGGATGATGAAACGGGCCGTCTACCAGGGGCAGACGAGTACGCTCAGGGCCCACCTGGATTATATCTCTTCCCAGGAATCGCTCCTGTCGGAGACGGAGGACCACCAGGAGGCGGCCAGGGCCTTTCTCGAAAAAAGACCGCCGAAATTCGAAGGCAGATAA